In Corvus cornix cornix isolate S_Up_H32 chromosome 22, ASM73873v5, whole genome shotgun sequence, the DNA window ttctgccacccctgccccagtGCAGGTGCTGGATCCAACGCCTTGGGGCGCAGCCAGCTTGGAGGAGGGAATGAGGGAGATTAAAGGTGCACAGAGGCGTTTCCTGAGCTTGTCCCtaaagcagctgctcctcagagagagctcagagctgtgtcACCTCTCCAGTGTCACCCCAGGAGCCAAGGCAGATGAAGGACACTGCCAGGGcctgctcctcatcctctctggtgtcccctcctgcctgcaggcatTTGGATTCAACCCTCAGGAAGATTATTACGTTTCCAAATCCGCTGTGGTGTTCGGGGGCTTCTACCTCTTCTTCTTCACGGAGAAGATCCTGAAGATGCTCCTGAAGCAGAAGGACCAggtgaggctgagcaggggacAGCGGGGTGGGAGACAGCAGGGATATCGGGATGGAGAAGTGGGAAACAGCAGGGATATCACGATGGAGAAGTGGGAAACATCAGGGATATCGGGATGGAGGGGTGGGAAACAGCAGGGATATCGGGATGGAGAGGTGGGAAACAGCGGGGATATCGGGATGGAGAGGTGGGAAACAGCAGGGATATCGGGATGGAGAGGTGGGAAACAGCGGGGATATCGGGATGGAGAGGTGGGAAACAGCAGGGGTATCGGGATGGCTGATGGCTGACAGCAGGAATATCGGGATGGCTGACATGAACCCCCTGATCCCACAGCACCACCACGGGCACAGCCACTATGGCCCCGAGGCTCTGCCCTCCAAGAAGGACCGGGACGAGGGGgtcacagagaagctgcagaatgGGGACCTGGACCACATGATCCCACACATCACCAGCGACCTGGAATGCAAGCCCCCCTCCGGGGATGAGAAGGCCGTGGTGGGCTCCCTCTCTGTCCAGGTGAGTGCCTCATCCCATGGGATTGTGGCAAAATCCCACCCGTCAATGGTTTTGCATCCCAAATCCTCTGTGCGTGGTGGGAACAAACGGCTCCGCTGTGTGGGTTTGATGAgtggtgggggggaggagggatcAGTGACCCCATTTGGGTGCTGACCCCCGTGTTGGGGTGCTGTGGCAGGACCTGCAGGCCTCGCAGAGCGCGTGCTACTGGCTGAAGGAGGTGAGGTATTCGGACATCGGGACGCTGGCCTGGATGATCACCCTCAGCGACGGCCTCCACAACTTCATCGACGGCCTGGCCATCGGCGCTTCCTTCACCGTGTCTGTCTTCCAAGGGATCAGCACCTCCGTGGCCATACTCTGCGAGGAATTCCCACACGAGCTGGGTATGGGACTCCTTGGATCTGCCCCTGGTCCTGCTTGCTCTGGAGTCCGTcctttttccatgcagaaaggaaaatttgggGTGGAATAAACAGTGATGCTGCTgagggggggggaaagggagggcTGTAAACTGCACTGAGTAATCGCCGCTCTAAAAATAACGAGGTAATATGATGTCTGAGATTTAAATTTAGATGGAGGCatctgaagacaaaaaaaaaaccctcaacacCTCGTTggtttgggaggggggaggcgGGTTTGGGTGGGAATGTCGGGATTTAGGGGCAGTGGAGTGGTCAGTGGAGAAGAGGTGGGTTTGGGTGTGAATGTGTGGATTTAGGGACAGTGCTGTGGTCAGTGGGTGGGAGGCAAGTTTGGGTGTGAATGTCCAAATTTAGGGGCAGTGGAGGGGGGAGGCGGGTTTGGGTGTGAATATCTGAATTTAGGAGTAGTGGAGAGGTCAGTGAAGGAGAGGCGGGTTTGGGTGTGAATGTCTGAATTTCAGGGCAGTGGAGAGGTCAgtgcccagtgccagcaggcacagggagccCATTCTTGAGCTGGCACACGctgtgatttttggggtgtcctgtgcagtCCAGGGGTTGGCCTCTGATCCTTGCGCCTCTCTCCCAACTCGGGATATTCCGGGATCCTATGACCTCGAGtccaagctgctgctgtcctgatGCTGCTGTCAGCCCTTCTCTCCTCATCCTCCCACCCTGTTCTCCCACAGGGGACTTTGTGATCCTGCTGAACGCCGGGATGACCATTCGCCAGGCGCTGTTCTTCAACTTCATCTCCGCCTGCTGCTGCTACGTGGGCCTGGCCTTCGGCATCGTGGCCGGCAGCCACTTCTCTGCCAACTGGATCTTCGCTCTGGCTGGAGGGATGTTCCTGTACATAGCACTGGCTGATATGGTAAATCCTAAGCCCCAAATCCTGAGCCCAAAAtcctgggattttttcctaggaaaagcTCTGCTTGCCCTCAGCCTGCAGGTGAGGCAGGCACGGCGGGGTTTGCTCTGTCCCCTCAGCACACGCAGAtatctctgctttgctttgcctggCTGAAATTCCCGGGATGAGAGGGTGGTGGATGTTTGCCAGGGAAGGATGGAGCTGTCACTGAGCCCTGCCATCCcaatttttcccccctcagttCCCCGAGATGAACGAGGTGAGCCGGGAGGACGAGCAGAACGGCAGCGCCCTGATCACCTTCGCCATCCAGAACGCGGGGCTGCTCACGGGCTTCACCATCATGGTGCTGCTCACCATGTACTCGGGGCAGATCCAGATAGGGTAGGACCAGCCCAAGCCGCAGCCCTGATCCaatttttccatggtttttttgggggggaaagggttttttctttttttggttttttttctttgcttttcctgctgcaaacaTATGACGGTACCTGTGCGGGCACTGACGTCACACTACAGGAGAGACATTGCTTTGAAAGCTATTCCATGGATTTTATTCTGGTTTAAGGCTGAAGGGAGTGGAATTCCCCTTCCCATAGGACTGACCTGACTTTTTTCCGGTGTCATATCCCTTCTCTCCTCGCCTCTCCCAGGAAGGATGGAGTGGGgagacaggagctgctccagccgTGCTGCTCCTCTCATTGTGCTCGGAGCGTTCCCATGGGACATGACGCTGTCCTGACCCCTGTGGGGGTGTGTGATGGGGACAGACCCTTCTCAGAGAGTTCCCCACCAGCCAGCCCTCAGAACTGTGCTCTCTGAGGATGAGGAGGCTCATGATGTCACCATCATCCAACTGCTTTCGCTCTGTTTCAGCCCGGACAACGCCCTGGGAAGAGCGAGGTGAAGAGGGCAGGggttttaaagcacattttgggtgtcagtgctcagagcagaggaCACCAAACAGGGTTGGAGTGACACTTGGGCTGCTGGGAGAAGCCTGCCAGGATGTCCTGACCCCCCTTCAGTCCGTGCTGCTGGAACTGGGGGCAAATCCCAACTCCTCCTCTGTGAGGGCTGGTGAGAAGGGGATGAAGCAGAGCCCTGCCCGGCCGTGGGCTCCAGCCCAGGGATTTTTTCCTCAGGCTGTGTCCAAGCTCACGGTGACACCCAGGAACAGCCACCGGTTTTTAAACAGCACTGAGGTTcagggtggggtggggggtgtttttaaaagcaaaactcgGACTGTGAACCTCTTTAGGTTGCATGTTCCCAGCCTGAGGGAGTAGCCAGAGAAGGGTGTTCCAGGcactccccagctctgcctccaggcTGGCGTTCCCAGATTCACTAGGTGAATTACTTATTATCATATTGATAAGGTTGCCCACCCCACCCATGTTGCTTGAGGTTCCCTCGCACCCCTGTTGCCCCCAGACCCCTCATCCCATACCTGGTGTGAGCTTGTGGCTGTGTGGATTCAGGGGAATCCCTCATTGTTTGGCGCTGAAttgggatggaggagaggtGCAGGTGCTTTGGGAAGTGTTTGGGAAGAGTCTTCCTTCACTCCCCACCTGTGCAGGTGCGTGGGGTGTGACAGGGTGGTGGCCCACGGTGGTACCGTGCTGGAGCTGAGgctcccacaccttcccttaTCCCCCTGAGGAAGGCAAAGCCAAGGCTGTGCCCGGTATTTTTCCTGCCTGTCGCAGGACAGAGGGACctcagcccctggcacaggctcGGCACCCCTGGCAGTGTTGTACCCTGGTGGGACCGCTGTAATCCCTGAATTCCCGTAGTTCCCAGCTGGGGGATGTTCTTCCTAAGCTCCCAACAGCTGTCACCGAGCCCCTGGCCTCTGGCACTGCCAGGATCCTCATGGATCGTCACCTGGGCTCTCAGTGGCTTTTCTAGGCTGGGCATTTGTCCCTTGGCACTCCCCGGCTCTTGGCTTTGTCCTCCACCCCAAAACCTAAATATTGACTTGTGGAGGAGCAAGGAGCCTTTTTGGGATCACCCTTCACTCGGAGGTGCCTCATGGTCCTCGGGTGATTCCCTAAAGGAGAGATAGCCTCCGCTTTGTCCCGTGTGGTGTCTCTTGTGGAATGTCACCATAAGTCACTTTTCCCTCTGGGACAGAGCCCTGTGGCCTGTCCTGGCTTGGGCAATCATTCAGCACCTTGCAGtcattccctgtgctgctgattCCAGGACGAAAGTGGCAttggaaacactttttccttgCTTGAGAGAGCTGCAGCCCCGGCTGACTGACTCGATGTGGAAAATCTGAGTCCTTTGACTGGCACAGGtgccctctcctctctctcaaGGAAGCACTTGGAAAACACCATGTGGCTGGTGAGGCACAGGGCCTAGGGCTGCATCCCGGCTGGAAAAGCCTCCGTGGGGGAGGACGGGGGCAATCAGGGGGTTTGTGCCCCGTGGACTTTGCCTGGGAGGTCCCCAAGAGCTGGgaagtggcaggagcagggcttggCTTCCTCGGAGCCGGCAGGATTCACTGTGGGAATCACCAGTCTGTCGTCTTCTCGTTTTGACTTCATCCCCATTTCCTGGGAAATCTGCAACCCGGAGATTTGGGATGTGGGGGGTGGGAAGCGAGGCTCTCCTGCCACCAAGGAGAGCTCCTGTTCCTGGCTGGGCAGGCTGGCACCTGCCAGCGGGAGAAGGatggggaggatgaggaggggaaCCTGCCCCAATCGAGCTCCTTACGGATTTTCATCCGCGTCTCTTTCCCCCGCGTCCGGTTGGAAGCTCAAGTTCCATCTCAGTATTTCAATTATAACTCAGGTGTTGGAGGAGAGAACGCGCCGAAACAAAAGAGCGTTAACTTAAAATGTCACGTGAATTGTACAGATATTTGTAAAattccataaataaaatatattctgtaacGACGGAGGGTCCGCAGCTGTGCTCCGGCAGTGAaaccctccctgctgctgggggatggaggggtgggagctgggctgggtgatgCAATCCCGGTTTTCCAGCTGGATTTCCGTGGCTATGCAGTGCGGCGCGGCTGACGGAAGGTGGCACTGACAACCCCTGGCCTGCCCGCATGGCACGGCCTTTGCGGCTCAAAAAACCCTTCCTTaatcttatatatatatatatatatatatttttttttttttttttttttttagtttatctgaaatgtatttccaaGCCGTGGTTTATCTGGGAGATGCGGGATTTTGGATTTCTCTCCAGCTCACACAAGCCGGGCTCCTGGCAGTGTTTGCATCCTTGTTTTCCCACCTTCcactagggaaaaaaaccccaaactttgcttttctgcttcccttttttccccctttttctaCACCATTCCgccccagctgccagctctgagcagcaaaCGCAATTTTTAGAAACCCTGTTGCAGCTAAAGAAACCAAATCTTGACATTCTGGagtgttttataaaaatattaatgtcttATTAAGCAAGGAAGGTCACAGTGAGCATCGGACTTGCTCCCACTCATCCGCACTTCCAGGGGGGGCTTTGAGTGGGCTCTCCTTTGCTGCAAAATCCTTGTGTTTTGGTGAATGCCTGAAACCTGAGTTACCTCAGCAAAGGATGCTGGATGGGGTCATGGAAttcctggaatggtttgggttggttgaagctcatccagtgccaacccctgccaggggcagggacaccttccactgcccaggctgctccaaggccTGTCAACCTGGCattgggcacttccagggatggagcagccacagcttctctgggaattccatcccagcccctcaccagcctcacagggaggaattccttcccaatacccCATCTAAACCTGTCTTCCTTCATCTTACAGTGGTGGGAACAGACCatcatctgtttttcctttccctcagaaATTTTATGTCTAAGGACTATCGGCTACgaagccaggctggcagagctgggaaagttcagctggagaagggaaattCCAGGGAGAactccgagccccttgcagggcctaaaggggctccaggagagctgcagagggactggggacaagggctggaaggacaggacccagggaatggcttcccactgccagagggcagggctggatgtgaTATTGGGAgggaatccttccctgtgagggtggtgaagggCTGGGAcggaattcccagaggagctgtggctgcccctggaagtgcccaaggccagcttggagcagcctgggacagcggaaggtgtccctgggcacggcagggggtggcactggctgATCCTTACAGTCCCTCCCAGCGCAGTGTGGGATCCCAGCACTCTCCTCCCTCAGCAGCGGAGCTGTGCCCAAGGGCCGCCTCAAACACCCCCGCCATCCCCCGCGGCTCCCCCCTCACGGGCGCCGCCGCCATGTTGCCCCCCCGTTGCTTAGCAACGCCCCCTTCCCCTCCAAGatggcggcggggcggggcggggcgcggcgcaGGCGCTGGGCgggagggggggggggcagAGGGCGGAGGGCGGtgtggcggcggcggcgggggcgcggaCGGGGGGTAGCGCAGCgcccgcggagccgccgccgggcAGCCCAGCGGGTCCGCCGGGAGCCACCCCGCGCGGCCCCCGCTCCGGGTGAgggggagcggagcggggcacggcggggagcggtgccggtgccgccgccgccgccgccgccaccatGTCCGGGCGCGGCCACAACAGCTGCCGACCACCGAGCGCATCGTCAAGGGTGAGGGGGCCGGCGAGGGCGCCCCCTGCCTGCGCGGGGGGCGCCGGCGGGGGGCTCGGCACGGAGGGGGGGCCACGAGAAGGGGCGGTGAGGGAGGTTGGGGGGGGTCCCCAAGCTGGGGGAGCCCcgaggaaggggaggggaatATGCCTGGtttggggaggggaggtggATCTGGTTTGGGGGGAGGCCggagaaagggagggggaaGCGTGGTTTTAGGGGGGATCCCAGGCTGTGGGAGCCCCGAGAAAGGAGCGGGGGGAGCGGGGTTAAATAGGGGGGCGTCCGCTAACTGGGGGACCCGAAGAAAGGGGGGGGAGGCtcattttggggggggggtccCCAGGTTGGAGGGCCTGGAGAAAGGAGAGCAGGGGGGAGCGTGATATGGGAGGAAGGGGAGCCTGTTTAGTGGGGTATTCCCGAGAAATATCGGGGTATGCTTAGTTTGTGGGGGGGTCCCCAGGTTAGCggagcccccctcccccccctccGGCTGGGGAAACCCGGAGAAAGGGAGGGGGATGCCTGGTTTGGGTGGGGGGAACCTGTTCTGGAGGGGCAGCCTGGTTTGAGGGGGgtccccaggctgggggagccTGGAGAAAGGGCGGGGGGCAGCGtgatttggggagggggggtgtTCTAGTGGGGCACCCCCGTTAAAGGAGGGCCCTGGGGGGAGGTAGGGATGCCTGGAGTGGTGAGGAGGGGGTGTTCTGGTGGGTGGTCCCCCCTTAAGGGGGACTCTGGTTTGGGAGGGGTCATCCCCAGTCTAGGTCATCCTCTGAGTGGGGGGAAATTGGGGGGGCACTCTcaggctggggagaggctggaaaaTCAGAGCGTGGTTTGGGGGTCGTCCCcaagaggaaggggagggagaggccTGGAGCAGCGGGGGGGTCCAGTGGGACACCCCCCCTTAAGGGAGAGCCCTGAGTGGGGGTTCGGGGTGGGGGGACACCCCCTGTTCTGTCAGAAACCTCTGCAGAGGAGCCGAGGGGCCTTTGGTTTGGGGGAGGGGAGTGTCTCTGTTTTGTAGGGGGCACCGGGGGGGATGAGGGGGGCATTTTTGCCCCCTCTGGTCCAAGAGGATGCAGCCCCCTCCCTCCATTCTCTGGTcagtgctgtgggatggggggCCGTGGGCACAGCGGTGCTGCCTGGCTTGGGGTGACAGCAGGGGACATCCCTTTTGGGGGGGGGATCCCCATCCTGGGGTGGGCTTCATCAAACCCACAAGATCCTTGTGGGGTGCTGAGCCCCTGCTCTAGGTGGAAGCGGGGTTTCCCTGAGGAtttgggggaaggggggggatGAGAGCCTTCGCTGCCCTCATCCTGCCGGCTCCCCGTGTCTTTCctcccccaaatccctgctc includes these proteins:
- the SLC39A14 gene encoding metal cation symporter ZIP14 isoform X1, yielding MIPSAGPRSCCLLLLLCLLPCLQVRAGRDNPGVSAASFLQDLLQRYGESQTLNLKQLKALLNRLDVGVGHANVSQTPQQRLNLSRCFSSVELFAIHNLSEGSPVGHSEFKEFCPTILQQLESGACASENLENEENEQTEESRPSSAEVWGYGFLCVSVISLCSLVGASVVPFMKKTFYKRLLLYFIALAIGTLYSNALFQLIPEAFGFNPQEDYYVSKSAVVFGGFYLFFFTEKILKMLLKQKDQHHHGHSHYGPEALPSKKDRDEGVTEKLQNGDLDHMIPHITSDLECKPPSGDEKAVVGSLSVQDLQASQSACYWLKEVRYSDIGTLAWMITLSDGLHNFIDGLAIGASFTVSVFQGISTSVAILCEEFPHELGDFVILLNAGMTIRQALFFNFISACCCYVGLAFGIVAGSHFSANWIFALAGGMFLYIALADMFPEMNEVSREDEQNGSALITFAIQNAGLLTGFTIMVLLTMYSGQIQIG
- the SLC39A14 gene encoding metal cation symporter ZIP14 isoform X2 produces the protein MIPSAGPRSCCLLLLLCLLPCLQVRAGRDNPGVSAASFLQDLLQRYGESQTLNLKQLKALLNRLDVGVGHANVSQTPQQRLNLSRCFSSVELFAIHNLSEGSPVGHSEFKEFCPTILQQLESGACASENLENEENEQTEESRPSSAEVWGFGFLSVSMINVASLLGVLIVPCSQKAFFSRVLLFFIALSIGTLLSNALFQLIPEAFGFNPQEDYYVSKSAVVFGGFYLFFFTEKILKMLLKQKDQHHHGHSHYGPEALPSKKDRDEGVTEKLQNGDLDHMIPHITSDLECKPPSGDEKAVVGSLSVQDLQASQSACYWLKEVRYSDIGTLAWMITLSDGLHNFIDGLAIGASFTVSVFQGISTSVAILCEEFPHELGDFVILLNAGMTIRQALFFNFISACCCYVGLAFGIVAGSHFSANWIFALAGGMFLYIALADMFPEMNEVSREDEQNGSALITFAIQNAGLLTGFTIMVLLTMYSGQIQIG